A stretch of Candidatus Sphingomonas phytovorans DNA encodes these proteins:
- a CDS encoding methyltransferase domain-containing protein, giving the protein MNLAIRAIADELMDAEDLDAATYAEVVGDLAKVNVVTMAARPTLDFLARGMGDNRHFRLLDIGFGDGDMLRRIARWAKKRGIAADLIGVDLNPRSELAATAHTPADMGIRYVTGDYADFAGGEWDFIVSSLVAHHMTHAQLIAFLRFMEVESRRGWLVNDLHRHGFAHWGFPILARIAGWHRIVRLDGTLSIARSYRPSEWPEILAEAGVEAKVYRAFPFRLCVEHLR; this is encoded by the coding sequence ATGAACCTCGCCATCCGCGCCATCGCCGATGAATTGATGGACGCCGAGGATCTCGATGCCGCGACCTATGCCGAGGTCGTGGGCGATCTCGCCAAGGTGAATGTCGTGACCATGGCGGCGCGCCCGACGCTCGATTTCCTCGCGCGGGGCATGGGGGACAACCGTCATTTCCGCCTGCTCGATATCGGCTTCGGCGATGGCGACATGCTGCGGAGGATCGCGCGCTGGGCGAAGAAACGAGGGATCGCCGCCGACCTGATCGGCGTCGACCTCAATCCGCGCAGCGAGCTTGCCGCCACCGCCCATACGCCCGCCGATATGGGTATCCGCTACGTCACGGGCGACTATGCCGACTTTGCCGGCGGCGAATGGGACTTCATCGTCTCGAGCCTGGTCGCGCACCATATGACTCACGCCCAGCTCATCGCCTTCCTCCGCTTCATGGAGGTCGAGTCGCGACGCGGCTGGCTGGTCAACGACCTCCATCGCCATGGCTTCGCCCATTGGGGTTTCCCGATCCTCGCCCGGATTGCTGGCTGGCACCGGATCGTTCGACTCGACGGCACGCTGTCGATCGCCCGCTCCTATCGGCCGTCGGAATGGCCTGAGATCCTGGCCGAGGCGGGCGTCGAGGCCAAGGTCTATCGTGCCTTCCCCTTCCGGCTGTGCGTCGAACACCTGCGCTGA
- a CDS encoding FAD-dependent monooxygenase, whose translation MRRTPALIVGGGPAGASAAILLARAGAPHLLIERTRETGDSLCGGFLSWRTLESLRSLGIEPDSLGAARVTHVRLFAGDRMAEAVLPRPAHGVSRRLLDSLLLDRAERAGAAIERGVVVKAIDGTTARLQDGGAIETDALFLASGKHDIRGLARPAEARGADPTLGLRIRLAPAPALDRLIGHAIELHLFDRGYMGVVLQEDGSTNCCMAVHRSRMAEAGDPDRLLDSLAAESPRLGERLAWRRGGEAIDAVANVPYGWRARAGTSGLFRLGDQAGVIPSLAGEGMGIAIASGMRAARAFARGGAGAAIPFQRRLARDLARPIGIAGLIRAAAERPAIARAVLPVARNLPLLIDVIARLTRIDHSHLDQPATAQES comes from the coding sequence GTGCGTCGAACACCTGCGCTGATCGTCGGCGGCGGGCCGGCCGGGGCGAGCGCAGCGATCCTGCTCGCCCGCGCGGGGGCACCGCACCTGTTGATCGAGCGCACCCGGGAAACCGGCGATTCGCTGTGCGGCGGCTTCCTCAGCTGGCGCACGCTCGAATCGCTGCGCAGCCTGGGTATCGAGCCGGATTCCCTCGGAGCGGCACGGGTGACTCATGTCCGGCTGTTCGCCGGCGACCGGATGGCCGAGGCTGTATTGCCGCGCCCCGCGCATGGCGTGTCACGCCGACTGCTCGATTCGCTGCTGCTCGACCGGGCGGAACGCGCCGGCGCCGCGATCGAGCGCGGCGTCGTGGTGAAGGCGATCGACGGCACCACCGCCCGGCTGCAGGATGGCGGCGCGATCGAAACCGATGCGCTGTTCCTGGCGAGCGGCAAGCACGACATTCGGGGCCTGGCGCGCCCGGCCGAGGCGCGCGGGGCCGACCCGACCCTCGGCCTGCGCATCCGCCTTGCGCCGGCGCCAGCGCTCGACCGGCTGATTGGTCACGCGATCGAGCTGCACCTGTTCGATCGCGGCTATATGGGCGTCGTCCTGCAGGAGGACGGCAGCACCAATTGCTGCATGGCGGTGCATCGATCCCGCATGGCCGAAGCCGGTGACCCGGATCGCCTGCTCGATTCGCTTGCGGCCGAATCGCCGCGGCTGGGCGAGCGCCTCGCCTGGCGCCGGGGCGGCGAGGCGATCGATGCGGTCGCCAACGTCCCTTATGGCTGGCGCGCGCGCGCGGGCACCAGCGGCCTGTTCCGCCTTGGCGACCAGGCAGGCGTGATTCCCTCGCTCGCGGGGGAGGGCATGGGCATCGCCATTGCCAGCGGCATGCGTGCCGCCCGCGCCTTTGCGCGGGGCGGGGCCGGAGCAGCGATTCCTTTCCAGCGTCGTCTCGCCCGCGATCTTGCGCGGCCGATCGGCATCGCCGGCCTGATTCGCGCGGCGGCCGAACGTCCCGCCATCGCCAGGGCGGTATTGCCGGTCGCGCGCAACCTGCCACTGTTGATCGATGTTATCGCGCGGCTGACCCGCATCGACCATTCGCACCTTGACCAGCCCGCCACGGCGCAGGAAAGCTGA
- the msrB gene encoding peptide-methionine (R)-S-oxide reductase MsrB: MDLFTLSEAEWRKRLSPEQYHVLREAGTEPAFSGRYNNNKADGIYRCGGCASPLFDSADKYESGSGWPSFTRPIAPERVTEHSDISHGMTRTEARCARCDGHLGHVFPDGPPPTGLRYCMNSLSLDFRARNTESAGEAAA, translated from the coding sequence ATGGATCTGTTCACCCTCTCCGAAGCAGAGTGGCGCAAGCGGCTCAGCCCCGAGCAATATCATGTGCTGCGCGAGGCCGGCACCGAGCCAGCCTTTTCCGGCCGCTACAACAACAACAAGGCCGACGGCATCTATCGCTGCGGCGGTTGCGCGAGCCCGTTGTTCGACAGCGCCGACAAATATGAATCAGGATCGGGCTGGCCAAGCTTCACCCGGCCGATCGCGCCGGAGCGGGTGACGGAGCATAGCGATATCAGCCATGGCATGACCCGGACCGAGGCGCGCTGCGCGCGCTGCGACGGGCATCTCGGCCATGTCTTCCCCGACGGGCCGCCGCCGACCGGGCTGCGCTATTGCATGAACTCGCTCAGCCTCGATTTCCGGGCGCGCAACACCGAAAGCGCCGGCGAGGCAGCCGCCTGA
- a CDS encoding PBP1A family penicillin-binding protein, which translates to MLRIAGVLAVLGLIGLVVAVYVQRAQLPSFEEMKSSPNGQMIRVHAADGTVIVSMGPSYGEWLSYDKIPPVMRDAMVAVEDRRFRSHIGIDPIGLLRSAKLVIVNRGSGRRIQGASTITQQVARTIFLSNKYDVGRKSREALLALAMERKFTKDQILELYLNKVYFGGGAYGIDAAARKFFGHGADKLTLSEAAVIAGLVKAPSRYSPTADAEAAVGRAGVVIQLMQETGKITAAEAATADPKSVALAPEPKQNSVRYFTDWALPQLELLIDETSRPLEVWTTLDLNMQRDADAAIRANAPKNAQGALVAIDRDGAVRAMVGGKDYVSSIYNRATQAVRQPGSAFKLFVYLAALEAGHKPEDTLVDEPVTINGWSPRNSSGANRGEMTLRTAFAYSVNTIATKLGQQVGFATVADMARRFGITTKIDTHPAMVLGTSDVRLIDMTRAFASVANKGVAVTPYGITKVTANGETIYAQQVDRSHVLVAPYVAAQMTDLLQTAVNTGTGKAAQIGRPVAGKTGTTSSNKDGWFLGFSSGLTTGVWMGRDDAQTVPGLQGGTAPARAFAAFMKPAVANRPVEQFETQVTLPEWQLEPDQESYFGEPDNGMFVDENGNPVPQGTTAPSDAGQPQVDADGNPVPQPARPERLDQDWMDQVLGRTPPPGRQAPPRERVPAAPPPDRPAERSQDSRPTQ; encoded by the coding sequence ATGCTGCGCATCGCGGGCGTGCTTGCCGTGCTCGGCCTGATCGGGCTGGTCGTTGCTGTCTATGTCCAGCGCGCGCAGCTGCCGAGCTTCGAGGAGATGAAATCCTCGCCCAACGGCCAGATGATCCGCGTGCATGCGGCTGACGGCACCGTCATCGTCTCGATGGGGCCAAGCTATGGCGAGTGGCTGTCCTATGACAAGATCCCGCCGGTCATGCGCGACGCCATGGTCGCGGTGGAGGACCGCCGCTTCCGCTCGCATATCGGCATCGATCCGATCGGGTTGTTGCGCTCGGCCAAGCTGGTCATCGTCAATCGCGGCAGCGGCAGGCGGATCCAGGGTGCCTCGACCATCACGCAGCAGGTCGCGCGGACGATCTTCCTGTCGAACAAATATGATGTCGGCCGTAAATCGCGCGAGGCGTTGCTGGCGCTCGCGATGGAGCGCAAGTTCACCAAGGACCAGATTCTCGAACTCTATCTCAACAAGGTCTATTTCGGCGGCGGCGCATACGGCATCGATGCGGCCGCCCGGAAATTCTTCGGGCATGGCGCCGACAAGCTGACCCTGTCCGAGGCGGCGGTGATCGCCGGACTGGTCAAGGCCCCGTCGCGCTATTCGCCGACCGCCGATGCCGAGGCCGCGGTGGGCCGCGCCGGGGTCGTGATCCAGCTGATGCAGGAAACGGGCAAGATCACGGCGGCCGAAGCAGCGACCGCCGACCCGAAGAGCGTGGCGCTTGCGCCCGAGCCCAAGCAGAACAGCGTCCGCTATTTCACTGACTGGGCACTGCCCCAGCTCGAATTGCTGATCGACGAGACAAGCCGCCCGCTCGAAGTATGGACGACCCTCGACCTCAACATGCAGCGCGATGCCGACGCGGCGATCCGGGCCAATGCGCCGAAGAACGCGCAGGGCGCGCTGGTCGCGATCGACCGCGACGGCGCGGTGCGCGCGATGGTCGGCGGCAAGGACTATGTCTCGTCGATCTACAACCGGGCGACCCAGGCGGTCCGCCAGCCGGGATCGGCGTTCAAGCTGTTCGTCTATCTCGCCGCGCTAGAGGCCGGGCACAAGCCCGAGGACACGCTGGTCGACGAGCCCGTCACGATCAACGGGTGGAGCCCGCGCAACAGTTCCGGCGCCAATCGCGGCGAGATGACCCTGCGCACCGCTTTCGCCTATTCAGTCAACACCATCGCGACCAAGCTCGGCCAGCAGGTCGGCTTCGCCACCGTCGCCGACATGGCGCGCCGCTTCGGCATCACCACCAAGATCGACACCCATCCGGCGATGGTGCTTGGCACTTCCGACGTGCGGCTGATCGACATGACCCGTGCCTTTGCCAGCGTCGCCAACAAGGGCGTCGCGGTGACGCCGTACGGAATCACCAAGGTCACCGCGAACGGCGAGACGATCTATGCCCAGCAGGTCGATCGCAGCCATGTACTGGTCGCCCCCTATGTCGCGGCGCAGATGACGGACCTGCTCCAGACCGCGGTCAACACCGGCACCGGCAAGGCAGCGCAGATCGGCCGCCCGGTCGCCGGCAAAACGGGCACCACCAGCTCGAACAAGGACGGCTGGTTCCTCGGTTTCTCGAGCGGGCTGACCACCGGCGTGTGGATGGGCCGCGACGATGCCCAGACCGTGCCCGGCCTGCAGGGCGGCACCGCGCCGGCACGCGCCTTTGCCGCCTTCATGAAACCCGCCGTCGCCAATCGTCCGGTCGAGCAGTTCGAGACTCAGGTAACCTTGCCCGAATGGCAGCTCGAACCCGACCAGGAATCCTATTTCGGCGAGCCCGACAACGGCATGTTCGTCGACGAGAACGGCAACCCGGTCCCCCAGGGCACGACGGCACCGTCAGACGCCGGGCAGCCCCAGGTCGACGCCGACGGCAATCCGGTGCCACAACCCGCGCGGCCCGAACGGCTCGACCAGGACTGGATGGATCAGGTGCTGGGCCGCACGCCACCGCCCGGCCGACAAGCGCCGCCGCGCGAGCGGGTGCCGGCCGCGCCGCCGCCGGACCGGCCAGCCGAACGCTCTCAGGATTCGCGACCGACCCAGTGA
- a CDS encoding SprT family zinc-dependent metalloprotease, with the protein MTGSGQAPVEVVRNARARRAKLSVDPASGRVRLTLPLRAPVKPALLWAEGQQAWIEAQRARLPRPRPLVPGGTVPFGDALLTIDWREGSTRRIVREGDVLHCGGPRDGLSRRIESWLKREALRILSAETAEFAARAGVGVTRVAIGDPRGRWGSCASSGAIRYSWRLILAPDFVRRATVAHEVAHRVHMNHGPDFHALVERLDESDPARSRAWLRANGAALHWVGRES; encoded by the coding sequence GTGACCGGGTCCGGTCAGGCGCCGGTCGAGGTCGTCCGCAATGCCCGTGCCCGCCGGGCCAAGCTGTCGGTCGATCCGGCGAGCGGGCGAGTCAGGCTTACCCTGCCGCTACGCGCGCCGGTCAAACCCGCCCTGCTCTGGGCCGAGGGGCAGCAGGCATGGATCGAGGCGCAGCGTGCCCGGCTGCCGCGGCCGCGGCCACTGGTGCCGGGCGGGACGGTGCCGTTCGGCGACGCGCTGCTGACGATCGACTGGCGCGAAGGCTCGACGCGACGGATCGTCCGTGAAGGCGACGTTCTGCATTGCGGCGGTCCCCGCGACGGCCTGTCGCGGCGGATCGAATCCTGGCTGAAGCGTGAGGCGCTGCGTATCCTGAGCGCTGAAACCGCCGAATTTGCCGCGCGTGCTGGGGTCGGCGTGACCAGGGTCGCGATCGGCGATCCGCGCGGGCGTTGGGGAAGCTGCGCGTCGAGCGGGGCGATCCGCTATAGCTGGCGGCTGATCCTCGCGCCGGATTTCGTGCGGCGGGCGACCGTCGCGCATGAGGTGGCGCACCGGGTCCATATGAATCACGGCCCGGATTTCCACGCACTGGTCGAACGGCTCGACGAAAGCGATCCGGCGCGATCGCGGGCCTGGCTTCGCGCCAACGGCGCGGCGCTTCACTGGGTCGGTCGCGAATCCTGA
- a CDS encoding YcgN family cysteine cluster protein produces MSDRFWETTPIDALDRGQWEALCDGCGKCCVHKLEDEDTGELMATNVSCRLLDRKTAQCSDYRHRHAYVSECVRLSRDNVREIDWLPSTCAYRLRAADEPLPRWHYLVCGDRDAVHRAGESVRGWTISEDDAGDLEYHLVDRRL; encoded by the coding sequence ATGAGCGACCGTTTCTGGGAAACGACCCCGATCGATGCGCTTGACCGCGGCCAGTGGGAGGCTTTGTGCGACGGCTGCGGCAAATGCTGCGTCCACAAGCTCGAGGATGAAGACACCGGCGAGCTGATGGCCACCAATGTTTCGTGCCGGCTGCTCGATCGCAAGACGGCGCAATGTTCGGATTATCGCCACCGCCACGCCTATGTCAGCGAATGCGTTCGCTTGAGCCGCGACAATGTGCGGGAAATCGACTGGCTTCCCTCGACCTGCGCCTATCGCCTGCGCGCCGCTGACGAACCGCTGCCGCGCTGGCATTATCTGGTCTGCGGGGATCGCGATGCCGTCCACCGTGCGGGTGAATCGGTGCGCGGCTGGACCATTTCCGAGGACGATGCCGGGGACCTCGAATATCATCTGGTCGATCGCCGGCTGTGA
- a CDS encoding SCO family protein, translated as MNEIARAPALLIRRALAALLVAALPAACSGPAAPARPPLEGARIGGPFALTNQDGRQVTNRDFAGKYRIVYFGYTFCPDVCPVDARNIGAGLRAVETSDPAIGARIVPIFISVDPARDTPAVLKSFVANFHPRMVGLTGSAAAIDAVAKEYAVYYKKGDVTPGGGYMVDHSRVAYLMDPQDKPIALLPQDQSPEAIATEIKRWVK; from the coding sequence ATGAACGAGATAGCCCGCGCGCCCGCCCTTCTCATCCGTCGAGCCCTTGCCGCCCTGCTGGTGGCAGCCCTTCCCGCCGCCTGCTCCGGCCCGGCCGCCCCTGCCCGGCCACCGCTTGAAGGCGCGCGGATCGGCGGTCCGTTTGCGTTGACCAACCAGGATGGCAGGCAGGTCACCAATCGCGATTTCGCGGGCAAATATCGCATCGTCTATTTCGGCTATACCTTCTGCCCCGACGTCTGCCCGGTCGACGCGCGGAATATCGGTGCCGGGCTGCGCGCGGTCGAGACGAGCGACCCGGCGATCGGGGCCAGGATCGTGCCGATCTTCATCTCGGTCGATCCGGCGCGGGACACGCCTGCCGTGCTCAAGAGCTTCGTCGCCAATTTCCATCCGCGGATGGTCGGCCTGACCGGCAGCGCCGCCGCGATCGACGCGGTCGCGAAGGAATATGCGGTCTATTACAAGAAGGGCGATGTGACGCCCGGCGGCGGCTATATGGTGGATCACAGCCGGGTCGCCTATCTGATGGACCCGCAGGACAAGCCGATCGCGCTGCTGCCGCAGGACCAATCGCCCGAGGCAATCGCGACCGAGATCAAACGCTGGGTGAAATGA
- a CDS encoding ankyrin repeat domain-containing protein encodes MIARTFGIALTAALLGATAIPVQAQNQSEGYKFLQAVKDAKGSDVEKMLRVPGTTVLNTREYATGEGALHIVVKRGDGTYLRYLLAQGADPNIKDDKGNTPLLVAAGLGQIDLMQVLIEKNANVNLANSSGETPLIRAVQRRDLGMARTLLAAGGDPDQADVIAGKSARDYAVEDARSTAMAKLMAETPKKARRAISGPTLR; translated from the coding sequence ATGATCGCACGTACATTCGGCATCGCGCTCACCGCCGCGTTGCTCGGCGCAACCGCCATTCCAGTTCAGGCGCAGAACCAGTCGGAAGGGTATAAATTCCTCCAGGCGGTGAAGGACGCCAAGGGCTCCGACGTCGAGAAGATGTTGCGGGTACCGGGCACGACAGTGCTCAACACGCGCGAATATGCGACCGGCGAGGGTGCGCTGCACATTGTCGTCAAGCGGGGCGACGGCACCTATCTGCGCTATCTGCTGGCCCAGGGCGCCGATCCCAATATCAAGGACGACAAGGGCAACACGCCGCTGCTGGTCGCGGCCGGGCTCGGCCAGATCGACCTGATGCAGGTGCTGATCGAAAAGAATGCGAATGTGAACCTGGCCAATTCAAGCGGGGAGACGCCGCTGATCCGCGCTGTCCAGCGTCGCGACCTGGGCATGGCCCGTACCTTGCTGGCCGCTGGCGGCGATCCCGACCAGGCCGATGTCATCGCCGGCAAATCGGCGCGCGATTATGCGGTGGAAGATGCGCGGTCGACCGCCATGGCCAAGCTGATGGCGGAAACCCCGAAAAAGGCGCGTCGCGCCATTTCCGGGCCAACCTTAAGATAG
- a CDS encoding MmcB family DNA repair protein, translating to MLQRPPDSCVDAPGSPLCAADVARGTVRMLLRHDLVAMAEVPLDDGRRADLMALDSRGNIIIVEIKVSRADLLGDAKWTDYLRSCDRFYWAIPAGFDASPLDGEAFLPARTGVIVADRYDAAIVREAHTDPLSSATRKRNTLAFARRGGRRLIGLTDPEAGALS from the coding sequence ATGCTGCAGCGTCCTCCCGATTCGTGTGTCGATGCCCCCGGATCGCCGCTGTGCGCGGCGGATGTGGCGCGGGGCACGGTGCGCATGCTGCTCCGACACGATCTGGTCGCGATGGCCGAGGTGCCGCTCGACGACGGGCGCCGTGCCGACCTGATGGCGCTCGATTCACGCGGAAACATCATCATCGTCGAGATCAAGGTGTCGCGGGCCGATCTGCTCGGTGACGCGAAATGGACTGACTATCTCCGCTCCTGCGACCGCTTCTACTGGGCGATCCCGGCCGGGTTCGACGCGTCGCCGCTCGATGGCGAGGCGTTCCTGCCAGCGCGAACCGGGGTGATCGTGGCCGACCGCTACGATGCGGCGATCGTGCGCGAGGCGCATACCGATCCACTGTCAAGCGCCACGCGCAAACGCAACACGCTCGCCTTTGCGCGGCGGGGCGGGCGAAGGCTTATCGGACTGACTGACCCGGAAGCCGGCGCTCTATCTTAA
- a CDS encoding cell wall hydrolase: protein MTFFTRAAAIAAISLTITSLIGASTPGFAFDLDKSLKLPTALPVPVSSPTPEAAATQAPAEAANAVAKADTDISSAQADDDYDSLAEAVAAQDTNSLDSDLTCMAGAIYFEAKGEPLSGQLAVGEVIINRTKSGRFPKSICSVVTQPGQFSFVRAGRVPVIANNAAYRTAVAVARVAMADAWDSPAPDAMYFHARRVSPGWRMIKVAAIGNHVFYR from the coding sequence ATGACGTTTTTCACTCGCGCCGCAGCCATCGCGGCGATCTCTCTGACCATCACGAGCCTGATCGGCGCCAGCACCCCTGGCTTCGCTTTCGATCTCGACAAGTCTCTTAAACTCCCGACCGCCCTTCCGGTTCCCGTTTCCAGCCCAACGCCTGAGGCCGCCGCAACGCAGGCGCCCGCGGAAGCTGCCAACGCCGTGGCGAAGGCCGATACCGATATTTCCTCCGCCCAGGCGGACGATGACTATGACAGCCTCGCCGAGGCAGTCGCCGCGCAGGACACCAATTCACTCGATAGCGACCTCACCTGCATGGCGGGCGCGATCTATTTCGAGGCGAAGGGTGAGCCCCTGTCGGGCCAGCTCGCCGTCGGCGAGGTGATCATCAATCGCACCAAGTCCGGTCGCTTCCCGAAATCCATCTGCTCGGTGGTGACTCAGCCGGGCCAGTTCTCGTTCGTTCGCGCCGGCCGTGTGCCGGTCATCGCCAACAACGCGGCCTATCGCACCGCCGTGGCCGTCGCCCGTGTCGCGATGGCCGATGCCTGGGACAGCCCGGCGCCGGACGCGATGTATTTCCACGCCCGCCGGGTTTCGCCGGGCTGGCGGATGATCAAGGTCGCCGCGATCGGAAACCATGTATTCTATCGCTGA
- a CDS encoding DUF1491 family protein translates to MSERLPSGLLVSALLRRVNDAGGIGMVLARGDAQAGAILVVALEKGVNSGVYERGIGPEGTVQLVRVGPQDIANAIEITEYWRRRRGRDPDLWVIELDIASAERFAAETIVAG, encoded by the coding sequence GTGAGCGAACGGTTGCCGAGCGGGCTGCTGGTCAGCGCCCTGCTCAGGCGGGTGAACGACGCCGGCGGGATTGGCATGGTGCTCGCGCGGGGCGATGCCCAGGCCGGGGCGATATTGGTCGTCGCGCTGGAAAAGGGAGTCAATTCAGGCGTCTACGAACGCGGAATCGGACCCGAGGGAACCGTCCAGCTTGTCCGCGTTGGCCCGCAAGATATTGCAAATGCTATTGAAATTACCGAATATTGGCGGCGCAGGCGCGGCCGCGATCCCGATTTATGGGTTATCGAGCTGGATATCGCGTCGGCGGAACGATTCGCCGCAGAAACGATAGTGGCAGGTTGA
- a CDS encoding PaaI family thioesterase — MTLPDCPAQGEQAHFRALESLYAAAPINRLFESTLEIPTAGVARIHFMIDERYFHAGGAAHGTSYFKMLDDAAFYAANSLVTDRFLLTTAFNLLFTKPLKAGPVVAEGRWVSGQRRVFVAEARLIDSEGEEAARGTGTFMRSRIALAGLPGYRVAP; from the coding sequence GTGACGCTGCCTGATTGCCCGGCGCAGGGCGAGCAGGCCCATTTCCGGGCGCTTGAATCGCTCTATGCCGCGGCGCCGATCAACCGGCTGTTCGAGTCAACGCTTGAGATCCCAACGGCTGGGGTCGCGCGAATCCATTTCATGATTGATGAGCGCTATTTTCATGCTGGCGGCGCGGCGCACGGCACGAGCTATTTCAAGATGCTCGACGATGCCGCGTTCTACGCCGCGAACAGCCTGGTCACTGATCGTTTCCTGCTGACCACTGCGTTCAACCTGCTGTTCACCAAGCCGCTCAAGGCAGGTCCCGTCGTGGCGGAGGGGCGCTGGGTGAGCGGCCAGCGTCGCGTCTTCGTTGCGGAGGCCAGGCTGATCGACAGCGAGGGCGAGGAAGCCGCGCGCGGCACCGGCACCTTCATGCGCAGTCGCATCGCGCTGGCCGGCCTGCCCGGATATCGGGTGGCACCCTGA
- a CDS encoding PTS sugar transporter subunit IIA, which yields MTDLSDLLLPETVFERLAAANKKALFQQLGAAAATAYGIDSVAVAEGLAKREKLGSTGFGSGVATPHARIPGLGHVVGVFARLAQPIDFQAVDDLPVDIVFMLLSPVDAGALHLKALAKVSRRLRERGFVDKLRGAGSRDAMYALLTADEARDAA from the coding sequence ATGACCGATCTGAGTGACCTGCTGCTGCCCGAGACCGTTTTCGAACGGCTCGCGGCAGCCAACAAGAAAGCCTTGTTCCAGCAGCTCGGGGCGGCTGCGGCGACGGCATACGGAATCGATTCCGTGGCCGTCGCCGAGGGTCTGGCCAAACGCGAGAAGCTCGGCTCGACCGGTTTCGGCAGCGGTGTCGCGACGCCGCATGCGCGGATTCCGGGCCTTGGTCATGTCGTTGGCGTGTTCGCGCGCCTGGCGCAGCCGATCGATTTCCAGGCGGTCGACGATCTCCCGGTCGATATCGTGTTCATGCTGCTGTCGCCTGTCGATGCCGGCGCGCTGCATCTGAAAGCGCTGGCGAAGGTGTCGCGCCGCCTGCGCGAACGGGGATTCGTCGACAAGCTGCGTGGTGCCGGGTCGCGCGACGCGATGTATGCGCTGCTGACCGCCGACGAGGCCCGTGACGCTGCCTGA
- the raiA gene encoding ribosome-associated translation inhibitor RaiA has translation MDIRISGHQVATGDALKSHVETRLQGIAAKYFSRAISAQVTFGKGPHDNGFTCDIVAHVMQGLVLKGSNDGTDAHGAFDGVADKIEKQLRRYMSRLKNRNSGQANAVVANGADGVDNAGYTVFRESDDEVAEDFPLIVAETRVDVPDATVSDAVMMLDLRNTTALLFRNAGSGAYNMVYRRGDGTIGWVEPHRAA, from the coding sequence ATGGACATCCGGATTTCGGGCCATCAGGTCGCCACCGGCGACGCACTGAAAAGCCATGTCGAGACTCGGCTCCAGGGTATCGCCGCGAAATATTTCTCGCGCGCCATCTCGGCGCAGGTCACCTTCGGCAAGGGGCCGCATGACAATGGCTTCACCTGCGATATCGTCGCGCACGTGATGCAGGGCCTGGTGCTCAAGGGCAGCAATGACGGCACTGACGCGCATGGCGCGTTCGATGGCGTGGCCGACAAGATCGAAAAGCAGCTGCGCCGCTACATGAGCCGCCTGAAGAACCGCAATTCGGGCCAGGCCAATGCCGTCGTCGCCAACGGTGCCGATGGCGTCGATAATGCGGGCTATACCGTCTTCCGCGAGAGCGATGACGAGGTGGCGGAGGATTTTCCGCTGATCGTGGCCGAGACGAGGGTGGACGTGCCCGACGCGACCGTCTCCGATGCGGTGATGATGCTCGACCTGCGCAACACGACTGCCCTGCTGTTCCGCAACGCCGGATCCGGCGCCTATAACATGGTCTATCGCCGCGGTGACGGGACGATCGGCTGGGTCGAGCCGCACCGCGCGGCCTGA
- the dnaQ gene encoding DNA polymerase III subunit epsilon encodes MREIVFDTETTGFSFADGDRMVEIGCVEVVNRVETGRTFHAYFHPERTMPAEAQRVHGLSDAFLSDKPLFAHGVDDLLEFLGDSPLVAHNASFDFGFLNGELVRCGRKPIHLDRMVDTIVLARTRHPGAKHSLDALCSRYGIDRSHRVVHGALLDAQLLSQVYVELTGGRQIGLTLVTETVEVQASFAPAAAPAVVRPARLFEASAEELARHAAFMEKIKNPLWGVEASG; translated from the coding sequence ATGCGTGAGATCGTTTTCGACACCGAGACTACCGGCTTCAGTTTCGCCGACGGCGACCGGATGGTGGAGATCGGCTGTGTCGAGGTGGTCAACCGGGTCGAGACCGGGCGCACCTTCCATGCCTATTTCCATCCGGAGCGGACCATGCCCGCCGAGGCCCAGCGGGTGCACGGGCTGAGCGACGCTTTCCTGTCGGACAAGCCGTTGTTCGCGCATGGTGTGGACGATCTGCTCGAATTCCTCGGCGACAGCCCACTCGTCGCGCACAATGCCAGCTTCGACTTCGGCTTCCTCAATGGGGAACTCGTCCGCTGCGGGCGCAAGCCGATTCATCTCGACCGGATGGTCGACACGATCGTGCTCGCGCGCACGCGCCATCCGGGTGCCAAGCACAGTCTCGACGCTTTATGCTCCCGCTATGGCATCGATCGCAGCCACCGCGTCGTGCACGGGGCGTTGCTCGACGCGCAGCTTCTGTCTCAGGTCTATGTCGAGCTGACCGGCGGGCGCCAGATCGGGCTGACCCTGGTCACCGAGACGGTCGAGGTGCAGGCCAGCTTCGCGCCGGCCGCGGCGCCGGCGGTCGTGCGGCCGGCCCGGCTCTTCGAGGCAAGCGCCGAGGAACTCGCACGCCATGCCGCGTTTATGGAGAAGATCAAGAATCCGCTTTGGGGGGTCGAGGCGTCCGGTTGA